The DNA sequence AGGCTCTCATATGTAGCAGCGTCAAGGGGCATATCTTCGTGTACGTGCAGGAGGTGCTGGAGTCTAATAAATTGAATGTGTTTGTATTCCTGGTCGAGGACTATTTGTCGAAGGCATTGTCCGTATGCGTAGACTTCGGAATCGGGCACTCCTAGCAGGTCTAGTTTTATCAGTCTTGATAACTTTAGGTAGAAAGTATTTCCTTAAGAATGCACTTACCATTGTACACAAGGCCATCAGATGCAATAGTCAATATAGCACCAGGCTCGTAGATATCTGTAATCGCGGCGCACAAGCCATTCAGGTGTGACAAGGCAGTCTCCTCTCCCTTATCAGGCAAGGTACCCAGGACTTTATTCTTGCGGTTCGGGGACTTGAATGGAAAGGCTGGCAGAATCAATTGGATCGCCTGGTGAGCTTTCACCCGAGAATAGATCAGCGGGAGAAACTTTAGGGTTCCCTCATCGCTGCGATCCTCTACGGATTCGGGAACTGGTGCGCGATAACGGTAGATGACGTTCAAGATCTCCGTTGCTTTCTGAAGTGCTTTTGCGTCGAAGACAATAGACTCGACAGGGGATAACGCTGAGAAGCTCGTCGGGGCGAATGGAACCTGAACCTCTGTTGCGCTCATGTTGATGTGTTCGCTTGGTAAGTTTAAGTGAAGATAAGAAAGATGCTTAAGCCACGCCTTCTTGAGGTGATCCTGGCATCATGGTGCGTGATAGTCATATTTATACTCTTGTAGGATAATAGCCAACTGCTCGACGGCAAATCAATGCATAAAGTACACATTTACTTGCAAAAATAGTTTAATTTAGTCAACCCTTACCAATCAAATCGATTGGAGCAACCATGCATGGAGCACGGACTGACGAATATCATATGATGAGGGTTCCTGCAGCCCTGTCCTGACCCTGTCGACGAGATTGCAGCGGTATTTTCCGCGCTGCTCGTGTAATCCAGTAGTGCTTGAACTAGACGCCCCTGAGGCTCGCACTAGGCATAACTCTGAAGTTTTGCACCCTGAAGAGATGTTCAAGGCCCCAAGCACTGCCGTAGACGAGATTGGCTCCGGGACAGGACCCACGCCGTAGTAGCTTCTACGGTTCCCGAGTTCAAGACTGTTAGATTCAGGGCCTTGGGTGGATATGCCATGTACAGTCGCCATCCCGAGACCGTTTACTACCGACCGGTACCTCATGATCCCATTCCGACATGATCTATCGGAACGGGATTTGAAGCTGTTGCACAGCCGGTGACATATATGGATCCAGTAGTCGTAAAAGGCAGTATAGACGGTCTTGAGATCTAGAAGCATCAGTGAAATTTCTTGAGGGGGTGTACCCCGGACCATGGTAGCATTCCAGGCACCGGTGCTGTTTCGCCAAGCGGCAAAAGACTCGGGACTTGAGCCTTGGCATACTCCTCCTTTTCAATGCATTGGAGGAGCGATGTAATCTTAAGTTGATGGGCTATATAGTGGCTATCGCGAACTAGGAGAGATATGTTTCAGTGGAACTATCACGACATCGAGCTCAAGTGGATGATCATTACTCTTACCAGTATCATAACCCGGGATAGTGGATATTCACAGGACTTATTGGCTTTTTTTAGGCCATGCTAAGGCATCAGAAAGAGGCGTGGCAAAAGTCTTGCTTTATTATAATTGATAATCAGACCTTAGGAGCCCGTCGGTCTCCAACGGGGGGACTAAAGGCTCGGCTATTCTGCAGGCAATAAGGGACTGCCCTCGTTGAGGCTTAGCCCTAAAGACTGGTGTTCAACGGGTGTCTTTAGCGCGTAGTCTAACGTGACCGAGCCTTAACGCTAAGCTTTAGTGCCCGTCCAGCCCCTACACCAAATGCGGCCTTTGCTCCACCCGACTCACGCCTGCAATTTCTGCATCAGACTTTGAGTCGGGACATATTTCCTGACCCCGAGTACCTTCGCGGCTGTGATCCGTGTCGAATCCCTGACAATTGATGTCTCATGTTGCCGACGGCCAGATTCTGCCCAATTCCGTATCattccagagtccagacaaGTGGCCAAGTTCGCCAAGGAAGGCTGATAAGATGAACACAGCCAGGTCCAGATCCACCCGATCCATCGATCCAGAGAAATGTAGCCGAAGAGAGCTTTAAATTACCTAATTAGACTTTAAATGAAACAAATACCGGGTGATTTCTGCATTTGTCATCTCATCAGATAAGGCAATCCACCAGCGGAATGCCCCCGCGGTCAAACGTCCTGCAGGGACGTGGGATTAGCTGATCCATATGCTGCACCGTTAGCTGGCTATGGGGCGTGGCCTAATGCCGATGCCCAGCCTTGTAGATGTAGTATGTATATCGTCGTGTTTCCCAGATTCAGGAAAGATGATCAAACGTTGGGCAGATCATACAATCCTTCTCGTTCCAGACTCTTGGGTACTGTTCATAAATCTTCTCGTTTTCCTTTTGCCTGAAGCGTCTCCATAGCGCAACAATCTTCTAGTTCACAATGGAGAacaaatcatcatcattcgACGTTGATCTGGTCATCGTCGGCGGTGGACCAACAGGTTTACTGTCTGCCGTTCTTGCGAGAGCCCTGGGACTCTCAGTGTATATCATTGGTAAGTAGCCTCTATACACTCAATTGATATGTTCATGAATTGGAATCAAACATACTAAATAGATCTTATCTCAGACGCCAAAAATGGCGCCTTAGAAGTCGGTCGCGCGGATGCCCTAAACGCCAGAACCCAACAATATCTCGAAGTGACGAAAACCTTACCCTTCCTCGAGCCCTTTGGCTTGAAATGCAACAGTGCGTTCAGTCCGGCTTTAACAAGAAATTCAGTTTGATTAACACTCCCCATTAGCAAGCTCGACATTCGAAGGAGGACAGTTTACCTCTCAACAAAACAAATGGTGGACATCGCTGAAGCACACCCATCGTCCCAATTTTCTCATGATCGGCCAGTCAGAGGTCGAAGAGGCTCTACTACATCAACTTGATATCCCTGTCGACTATAATTCGCATGTCAACGGGATCGAAGAGACCACGTCAGGTGTCGTGGTGACGACCgacaagggaaaaacaaTAACGGCCAAATATGCGATTGCGGCAGATGGTGCGCGCTCGTTTGTGCGCACCACACTTGGGATACCCTTTACCGGAACCAAGCCCGAGATGGTCTGGGCCGTTCTGGATACCTTCATTAAAACGGACTTTCCGGTTTGTCCTGAGATCATTACCTTTCAGAAGGATGGGCAATCGCGCGTTGCGTGGATTCCGCGGTAAGTGGtcttgttgtttgtttataGGTTTTGTCGACCGACAAAATGCCTAACTGTACATATAGGGAACGGGGTATGAACCGCTTCTATATCCTCCTCGATGGAGAAATCACACAGGAAAAAGCCGAAGCCTCCGTCCGAGACCATATGGCTCCGCACAAGGTTGAGTTCAAGAAGACGGAGTGGTTTAGTACATTTGAGAGTACGTAATGCGCGTATTCCTTTCTGAGTCACAGACATAAGTATTAACGCAAAAATCTAGTCAAGGAAAGAGTAGCCAGCACATTCATTTCTAAGGATGGAAATGGTCGCATTTTGCTTGCGGGCGATGCCGCCCACGTTCACGCCGTCAATGGTGGCCAGGGTCTGAATACCGGGATCGCAGACGCATTCAACCTCATATGGCGGGTCGCCTTTGTGGCCAAGGGACATGGAGGTTCTACACTACTGAAGAGCTACGATGAAGAGCGTCGTGCCACAGCTTCGGCCGTTATTGACGTTGCTGCTAAGTTAGTGCGGACCACTGTCAAGACTGCTTTAGAGTATGTTGAAATCATTGAGAAGAATGCGGGTTATATCACAGGTATGGTAATCATTCACTTCGCTTCTCGCTTTTTACAATTGTAAATCGATCCTAACTTCCCAATCCACAGGTATGGGAGTCTCCTACTCCTCTAATACCCCACTGGTAGTCGACTCAAACTACGGCGACTTTGTTGCTGGGAACCGTTGCCCTGATCTATGGGTCACCAAGCTTCCCGTAAGATCATCTCAAACTAATGCCGAAGAGCTTTCTCGAATGCGTTTATACGAGCTGTTTGGGTATGGAAAATTCAAGGTTCTCTTCATTGGGAACGAGAAGCCTGCCTCTTTTGAACAGGCTATTGAGCTGCAACAGAAAGCAGAAATATGGCATATCCATGATCAGGATCATCGTCTCACTACCCTTACGTATGAGTTCGGTGCAGAATGGGTGAAGAGCGACGAAGGCGCAGTTGTGGTTGTAAGACCGGACTTGTATATCGGTTATGTTGGGAAGGATTGGGTGCAATATTTGGCGTCGGTATTTAATTGATGGAGCGTTTAGACAATGTACATGTATGTTTTAGGGCTTTGTATAGTATGCATACTAAATCGACAAGTTAATTGTGGTTGAATAGAGAGGCTTTTGCTCCAGGAAGGCAAGGCTAGGTCATAAGAACAAACCCTAGTTGGCTAGAGCTATACCCTAACCGGAGGTGTTATTGCTATGCAGTGGTCAAATCAATTGAAACCCTACCCACCCTACACCCCTGCAGGGTGagtgcagatgatgatgccaaGTCGTCGCGCGCTTAGTGTGGGTATGTTTTAGAGAGGGTGATGACTTACCACATCCACCACCCCGCGGTGATGGGCCAAAGTAAACACCCATGCCCATCCACATCTGCCTAGATCATCAACGCTGTCAGCTCTCTGATTGATACATAGCCCCATTCAGCCAGACACCCAGTCTCTTGGCAGCTGTGCTTCGCCACCTTTTCCACCAGTTAGTGAAAGCTGAATAGTTGAACTGTTTCGGATGTGATAAGCATTGATTAGTTTCTGATAGTTCACATGACTTTATCTGTGATATTCCAGTCCGCAGATATACTTCCCAGGTAAAGCCATGTATCTTATTTAATTATCTCTTATTATATGGATTTCAGAGCCATCTTACTTCTACTGTTCCTTCTCAGTGTTACAGACCGCGTTTGTAGCCCTTCccgaataactactagataaacgATCCATTGGGTGCCAGCactagacaagggtctgtaacagGAATGATCTTAGGCCTAGAGTGGCATATTAAAGGACATGCTTAGGAATAATTAGAGTGAACTATGAGCCGGGTTCGAAATCTACCACTAGATAGCCAAAACTACATCCTACTCCTGTACTTATTGGAGGTTTGTGCTACCGTTCTTCGACCGTTCTGATGCCTGAGAAACTACAGTCTTCCTTCCATTGCCGTTGAAAGGTCCCTGCTGTGACTTAGATATGGACTTCTCTATAATGACACATACGATGCTAGCattaaatatatacaataaGATTGCGAGGGATTGCCGAAACTTAATacaatcaagaaaaaaagaaagaaacaaacaaacaaacaaatcaGGTACACCTAACCATTTCCGCCTCCTAGGTATAGCCAGACACAACGCTGCaaatatattattactaAGAAACCAGTACCAATGCGATTATACTAGAGACACCGGACGAAAGCCATCTTTACGCATCGCTTCCCCATTCATGATTCCATGGACGTAAGTCTCTCCGATGAATGTCCGGCATTCACTTTCTGCGGTTGAGGAATTCGAATCTAGAGTCTTCCTTCTCAGGGACCCTTTAGATGGTCGACGGAGAATAAAAGGCGTCCGTGCAGTAGCAAACAGCCAGATTTCATCCCCTGGTTGTATACCCACAGGTCCGAGACCGATATAGCCCTTTCTGGTCCGGAACAGGCACCTGGACCTGTAATACCGCTTAAAAAGAATGTAAAACTCTACCTGACTGTACTCGGGATACCCGACTTGCAGGTCCTCCTGCATTGTTTCCAGGTCCACCCATCCTGTTTCTGCTTGCCCCTGCCTTTTTATCCGGATATTATATCCTTGATCCAGGAGCTCCTGCTTTAGTTTCAGAAGCCCCTGCTCTATTTCCTCGGGCCCCTGCTTTTTATCCTGAAACTCCTGTACTTGTCTCTCAATTCTCTCTGTTATTTTCAACACGGATCTCCAATACTCCTGCTTTTGGTTCCGAGGCTCCTGTTTTTGTTTACGGAGCTCCATAACCGAGGGGAGAGTGTCCCGTGCGCCAGTCTTGCGCAGTCTCGTGAGTATCGATTCCAATGGAGGTTCCATTGGGCTCTGACATAGTCTCCATGCTATAAAGTCTCGGAAAGCACTACGCGCGCGCTTTTTATTCTGGTATCCTTTGCCAACGGTTAATGTTTTCCGCAGGGCGTCGACAGGGCTACCTCCTCCCAAGTATTTTGGTTGCAAGGGCTGTATGAGTTCGAGCCAGGCCATTATCTCAGGCTCGTGTACATCACCCTTGCTTTGCGTCGGCTCTATTGCTACAATACAGTCCACTATACTCCCACTCACGTACAGGATTTTGGGATCCGGGTGGGAAAGAATTGTTGGGCTGTTAGCTATGGCTGAGGCTGCCGCAAACTCCCGGGACCAGATGCGGCAGGTTGTGTGATGCGCGCTGAAGTTCGGGGTCCAAGATGGAAGCTTGGCTTTGTAGTCTTGAAACTCAGGATGAGGTTTTGACGTGTCCTGGACATAGGAGAGCCCCTCCAGTGGCTCAAAAACATAGCTTTCGCCAGTGTGTAGATTCTGGATCGGCTCGGATGAGCCCTGCATGAATAAGCGACCATACTGAACAAACACCTCATCTGTAGGTATGTTGTAGTCTACAATAATCTGCTGGTGCTGTGGATCCGGGCAGGCAATCCCTAATAGTGCGAAGACTTTGTCTCTCGGATCGCTGGACTGGGACCACCAGCTTAACCTTCCTAGGTTTTGGAGGCTTAGCCTTCGCCCCCAGGAAATATTCGGCACCGCTCCCATTGCTTTCAAAATTTTCTTCACGTAGTACTCCCGCTCTCCTGTGTGTGGAGCGGCTCTGAAACTGATATCCGCAAGCATAAGCGCTTCGATGCCGGGTAACCCTGAAAAACGTGCGCTCTCAAAGAGAGCTGTAGTGTCTAGAACgtcttgcctttctttccatggagaaggaatacCGCATAGCGCGCATAATATAAAAGTGGTTCGCATTGGGTAAATTGTAACTGAGCCACAAATGATCAGAATACGCTTCGCCAGCGCCACCTCCTGGATAACCCAGGTTCGAGACCACCATGACCTCGCCATAAGCTCCTCAATACCTTGTGCATCTAGTATCTGCTCAGAACTGTGGCCTACTTTCATGGCGTTTTCTAGTCTCGACCCTGCAAACCCCGAATCTCTGAGCGAGGTTAAAAATATCCAGGGTCTGGGGTTGTCAAGGGAGTCCAGCGCAAGAGGGATGCGCCTGTCGTCCTCCACACCGAGCCACACAACGACAGACATGGCtgtgctatatatatttgacATCATAGTAACCTGTTTATTGCGCTCAGTTATATCTttctgattgattgaaataGAATCAACCCACATAGGCCGCTGTGCTGAGAGTCGCAAGCCTCTTGGTAGGGCTTTTCCACCAAGGTCTTTGTTGAAGGACGTGATCAGCGTAAccacctcatcttcagcatTATCCAAAGgtgttttcccttcttttgtctGCGCATGGATATCCGCACCATAATAGACCAGTAGCTCTGCGAGTTCCAAATTCGGCCTGTCCCTTAAAAGTGCGTAATGGAGTGCCGTCTTTCCCTGATTATCTTGTGCCCCTGTCTCAGCGCCCAGAGCAAGCAGAGTCTCTGTCAGATCGACGATATTATCTATGACGGCGCGCATTAAAGGAGTCCGTCCATGGATATCCAACCCGGACGCAAGCATTTCTGCGGCCACTTTTCTGAGATACGCGTTgatctgctgctgttgatgcaAGAACTCCCAGAGGTTACGTCCAATCTCATGTTCACGACCGTTGATTACTACTCGCTGGTgattcttctcattctcgtaCGCTCTTGATCTTGAGTCCTCTGGAGGGAATGGCGATCCCCAGGTATATGAGAGTGCCTCATAGTGCGGGGTATCCCGCAGATCCGCCGTGCACAGCGATAGCCGGAGCAGCGGCTCACCTTGGTTCatgggaggaggagaggtgCCATCATCCTGAGGGACAAAGGATACCAAGCGGATGCACGTTGGCTCTGGCAAAGGGTCATATTCAAATCGTTCTGACATGATGGGCTCTTCGTATAACTGAATGCACATGTGGGAATTCTTGTAGCCTTGCCTTTGTATACAGCCTTGtctcgaagatcttccacAATAAATAAGGCGGTCTGCTCCTTTGGAGGTCATCTGACACCTGCCGCTTTTGCAAAGGCAAAGACGCGAAGGAATGTACTACGAACTATGCATAATTCTGCTGTTGTTAAATATTCAAAGTGGACGTTACCAACTGCTTCTACTGTTACATTTTACTCATTCCGACAACTAATTTTGTCCggatatattgaattgatagtagtatatcaatcaatcgcTAAGCCTTTCTCTAAACGTTCTCAAGGGTTGTCTGCTATGCCCGGGGCCCAATAGTTCATCTTGTTGATAATTATTACCTCTGGGAAATATAAGTAGTATTGGCCCGAAACCCTGTATACTTCGTTTTGTACTGTGCTTTACAATATGTAGGATATGTAACGCTGTCCTGAGGAAATGTATATTATCGAAAGGCTATTATACTTACTGACCACGCGTAATATctggcttaagtacggctgagcggacgggaagccctgttctccacaccctatggtcgtatgtactagCTCTGCTTGAGTATTAGGattatatagaaaagtaAATGAAATGATCTGTAGAAGGCAGAAGCAGTCCCTCTTACACCAAGACACCAATAAATCCCAAAGAAACTATTGGATATATCAGGTATATGTCTATTTCGTTCGTCAGTAAGCTCAGTGAGACTTTTAATCGCGATAGACCATGACTCGATTGCTTGCTGAaaacttcttgaagatcCCTGGTGAACTTGAAAAGGTTTGTGGGTGATCAAGAATATATCTTGCAATTGTAAGACCAGACTTGTATATTGGATATGTTGGAAAGGATTGGGTGCAATATCAGGTGCTGGTATTAATTGATGGTGTGTTTGGACAATGTACATGTATTTTTAGGGCCTTCTCTATTGTGCCTAGTGAAACGACAACCTAATTATTGTGGAATATGCAGGCACTATGACTCCtatgaaagaaagccaagTCTAGGTCATTAGACCGGAAGTGCTTAGCTACAGCTATACCCTAGCTTGAGCTATTATTGCTATTATTTACCCAGTTGAGATCCTACATCCATTGGGTATACTTGCAGGGTCCCTTAGACGTTGAATACCCAGGACGTGGAATATTTATGGATTCCTTAGCCTTTATCAAATCTATCAATAGGCTCTCGTTTAGCTCATGtctcgccttcttcaaatGCCGATTCATATGCCCTCTAAGCTATTATTGCTGTTCCTTACTTTACTTACTTCTTTGGCATAATCCTTTGCAAGAGCATGGCCTCTTCGTCCTTCGTCTTTTATCGACTCTTCGACACGAAGGGGCTTGATTTGGCCCTCGTTTCTCCCATCTCGGTCATAGAACATCATTCAAGATAACATCAACACTTACGTCGACTCCCGCTCTCTCTGAAACAAAATTCTCGGGTCAACAGCAGCTAGGTAATCAAAAGATCATAGTAACGTTCTCAATGTCCCTCGACTTCTCGCCAGCGTCTATATGCACGCGAACCTAAATATAGGAAATGCATGCTTATCACAATTTCTTGTTTCGCCAGACCACCAGGTTGCATATTGTAGAGAAGTGCGTTTCAGGCTACAATACACATGGTAAGGCTTCAGTATGATAAGTGATGCTGAAGTGTCACTTTGGATAATCTACCTGGTTGCTAATTAGCAAAGTTCTTTATCTATGGGAGCCAAATGCAATataaagtatatatagtCTGCAACCAATCCTTTTAATGAGAAGCCCTACCTATGACACGGTTACTCACCCAGACCAGTATTATTATCTTCTTACTAGGCTGGCTTGCTTATAGATAGTACGTCCGAAGAAGCGTAGGGCGAAAACTGCCTGCCGGACCAAAAAGCGTACCAATTATCGACACCCTCATGGATCTCCCGCCACAAGGGATGCCAGAATTCCACATTgactgaagaagctcagtCAGTGTGGTGGGTCAGACACTCATCAATATCTATGATAGAAACATGGCGCACGATCTCTTGGAGACTATGTCAATCAAGACTATATCAATCAAGACTTTATCAAACAGACTTAGCCCACGTCCTGCTTCTCCCGGAATCGAACATCACTATCATCATCCTATGGGCTACAGCAATATACTACTTGCTCATACTCGTCTTCATATCTTGCGTGCTCACTTTGCAATATGCTATGCTGACCCTGCACCCAAGGTCATCCTGGCCTTCAAGACTTGTTCAACCTCGTAATGGCCATAGTAAACGGCATAGCCGATTGGACTGCGGTGATAAGGATCGAGTCTATGAGCTGCACCCTTATCCAACAGAAAGCTCACCATATCCACCGAGCCAGAGCTGGCAGCGTAATGCAAAGGAGTGCCAAGTCCACTTCGGTAATTCATGAGATGATGCGATGTTCCTTCATCCAGTAACTTGTTGATTTGTAGCTCGTTATAATCTGGGTCTTCGTTGTAGATAAATTGTAGCACCTCATAACTGTCATCCTTGCGTCGCATAGCCGCGTAATGTAAGAGCTGCCCACGCTTAAGTTGACCGCCATTTTCGAAAAG is a window from the Aspergillus oryzae RIB40 DNA, chromosome 6 genome containing:
- a CDS encoding uncharacterized protein (predicted protein), translated to MSERFEYDPLPEPTCIRLVSFVPQDDGTSPPPMNQGEPLLRLSLCTADLRDTPHYEALSYTWGSPFPPEDSRSRAYENEKNHQRVVINGREHEIGRNLWEFLHQQQQINAYLRKVAAEMLASGLDIHGRTPLMRAVIDNIVDLTETLLALGAETGAQDNQGKTALHYALLRDRPNLELAELLVYYGADIHAQTKEGKTPLDNAEDEVVTLITSFNKDLGGKALPRGLRLSAQRPMWVDSISINQKDITERNKQVTMMSNIYSTAMSVVVWLGVEDDRRIPLALDSLDNPRPWIFLTSLRDSGFAGSRLENAMKVGHSSEQILDAQGIEELMARSWWSRTWVIQEVALAKRILIICGSVTIYPMRTTFILCALCGIPSPWKERQDVLDTTALFESARFSGLPGIEALMLADISFRAAPHTGEREYYVKKILKAMGAVPNISWGRRLSLQNLGRLSWWSQSSDPRDKVFALLGIACPDPQHQQIIVDYNIPTDEVFVQYGRLFMQGSSEPIQNLHTGESYVFEPLEGLSYVQDTSKPHPEFQDYKAKLPSWTPNFSAHHTTCRIWSREFAAASAIANSPTILSHPDPKILYVSGSIVDCIVAIEPTQSKGDVHEPEIMAWLELIQPLQPKYLGGGSPVDALRKTLTVGKGYQNKKRARSAFRDFIAWRLCQSPMEPPLESILTRLRKTGARDTLPSVMELRKQKQEPRNQKQEYWRSVLKITERIERQVQEFQDKKQGPEEIEQGLLKLKQELLDQGYNIRIKRQGQAETGWVDLETMQEDLQVGYPEYSQVEFYILFKRYYRSRCLFRTRKGYIGLGPGPFNGNGRKTVVSQASERSKNGSTNLQ
- a CDS encoding uncharacterized protein (2-polyprenyl-6-methoxyphenol hydroxylase and related FAD-dependent oxidoreductases), whose protein sequence is MIGQSEVEEALLHQLDIPVDYNSHVNGIEETTSGVVVTTDKGKTITAKYAIAADGARSFVRTTLGIPFTGTKPEMVWAVLDTFIKTDFPVCPEIITFQKDGQSRVAWIPRERGMNRFYILLDGEITQEKAEASVRDHMAPHKVEFKKTEWFSTFEIKERVASTFISKDGNGRILLAGDAAHVHAVNGGQGLNTGIADAFNLIWRVAFVAKGHGGSTLLKSYDEERRATASAVIDVAAKLVRTTVKTALEYVEIIEKNAGYITGMGVSYSSNTPLVVDSNYGDFVAGNRCPDLWVTKLPVRSSQTNAEELSRMRLYELFGYGKFKVLFIGNEKPASFEQAIELQQKAEIWHIHDQDHRLTTLTYEFGAEWVKSDEGAVVVVRPDLYIGYVGKDWVQYLASVFN
- a CDS encoding uncharacterized protein (predicted protein), translated to MSATEVQVPFAPTSFSALSPVESIVFDAKALQKATEILNVIYRYRAPVPESVEDRSDEGTLKFLPLIYSRVKAHQAIQLILPAFPFKSPNRKNKVLGTLPDKGEETALSHLNGLCAAITDIYEPGAILTIASDGLVYND